Genomic DNA from Halobaculum sp. MBLA0147:
GGCGGCCCGCATGTCCTCGATGTCGGCGACCTCGACGCGGGCCTCACACGGCCCGACGCGCGTGATCGCCTCCAGCGAGGCCGCCAGGATCGCCGTCTCGACCTTGTCGAGACTCGAGGTGATGGTGATGGTGCCGAACGACTGGCCGTGTTCGCTGTCGATCTCGACGTCGATGCGGCCGATCTTCGACGACTGCTGGAGGCCCCGGAGGTCCAGCTCGTCGCCGAGGAGTCCTTCCGTCTGTCCGAACACCGCGCCGACGACGTCTGACCGTTCGACGACGCCGTCCGCGGTGATGCGTGCGTGGATGAGGTACTTGGACGTGTCTTCCATGATGATCCCCTCCGTCGGGGTGTGATGGTGATGTGAGCGTGAGCCGCCGTCGCAGTGCGGTCGATCGTGTCACCGGACGATGTAATCCGGTGTGGCCGGATATACCTGTCGTACCGGCGAAAACTGACACGCTCCGTCTTCGTATTTTCGGACGATGAGACCGATCACAACGGGAGTGAGATCACGGGGGCACCCGCCGAACGAGCGGCTGGAGGGCGTGTCTCGAGGGAGAACGGTGTCGCGGTGGGTGTGTCACCGACTGGGTGACGTGTCGGCCGTCACTCCTCGTCGTCGACGACGATCTCCGCCGGGTCTTCGTCCTCGTCGGCCGTCTCGTCGCCGCCGCCCTGTTCCTGGTACAGCAGACCGCCGACGACCAGGACGACGATCCACGAGCGCCAGTTCGCCAAGTTCAGCGTGTAGCCGACGCCGAACGGCTTCTCGACCAGCATCCCCTCGCCGGGCTGCCAGTACGAGGAGAGCATCCGCCCGAGGCTCGGGCGCTCGAAGTTGTACGGGATCCCGAAGAGTTCACCGGACTGCGGCTTGTCTGCCATACCAGCCCGTTCCGCGGCTCCGCGTAAATCGTTTTTCGTCCGTCTCACGCGTCGGGGAGTCGGTCGTCCCCGACCAGTGGACGGGATCGACTACTCCTCGTCGTCGTCGTCAAATCGAGAAAACTCACTCCGTTCGCTCTCTCGAACACGGTCGGCTTCGCCTCCCTACCCGAGATTGCTCGCGTCGCTCGCAATCTCGGACTACGCTGGACTCGCTCCGCTCGTCCAGCGAGTCGACGACTCCTCGGACTCTACGAGTCTTCGTCGTCGTCGACGTCTTCGAAGTCGGCGTCGACGAACTCGTCGTCGTCGCCACCGGCACCGGCCGCGCCGCCCGGGCCCGCACCCGCAGCACCGCCGGGTCCGGCGCCCGCGGCACCGCCGGCCGCACCGGCACCCGCACCGCCGGCACCGGCCTGCGCCTGCTGCTGGTACATCTGCTTGCCGATCTCCTGGAGCGCCGCCGAGAGGTCCTCGGTGGCGTCCTCCAACTCCTCGGGGTCGACCTCGTCGTCGGACTCCAACAGGTCCTCGACGGCGTCGATCTCCTCGCGGATGTCCGACTCCAGGTCCTCGTCGATCTCCTCTTCGTTCTCTTCGAGCAGCTTCTCGGCGCGCTGGACCGCGCCCTCGGCCTCGTTGCGAGCCTCGATCCGTTCGCGGCGGCGCTGGTCCTCCTCCTCGTGGGCCTCGGCCTCCTCTTGCATCTGTTCGATCTCCTCGTCGGAGAGGCCGACACCACCCTCGATGGTGATGTCCTCCGCGTTGCCCGAGCCCTGGTCCTCGGCGGAGACGTTGACGATCCCGTTCTCGTCGATGTCGAACGTCACCTCGATCTGCGGGGTGCCCGCGGGTGCCGGCGGGATGCCGCTGAGCTGGAACGCACCGAGCAGTTCGTTCTCCTCGGCGATCTCCCGCTCACCCTGGAACACGCGCACCTGGACGGACTGCTGGTTGTCCGCCGCGGTGGTGAAGATCTTCGACTCCTCCGTCGGGATCGTCGTGTTCTTCTCGATCAGCCGCTCGAACAGCCCACCCTTCACCTCGATCCCGAGCGACAGCGGCGTCACGTCCAGCAGGACGAGGTCGTCCACGTCACCCGAGAGCACGCCGCCCTGGATCGCCGCACCCAGCGCGACCGCCTCGTCCGGGTTGACGTTCGACTGTGGCGGCGTCCCGAGCAACTCTTCCACCTGGTCTTTCACCTGCGGCATCCGCGTCGACCCGCCGACGAGGATCGCCTCGTCGATGTCGGACTTCGTGTAGCCGGCGTCCTCCAGCGCCTGCTCCGTCGGGCCGACCGTCCGCTCGATCAGGTCCTCGGTGAGCGCCTCGAACTTCGCGCGAGTGATCGACTGTTCGAGGTTGAGCGCCCCGTCGTCCGTCGTCGCGATGAACGGGAGGTTCACCGTCGTCTCCTTGCGCGAGGAGAGTTCGATCTTCGCCTCCTCGGCGGCGTCGTTGAGCCGCTGGAGCGCCTGCCGGTCCTCGCGGAGGTCGATCCCGTGTTCGGCCTCGAACTCGTCGGCGAGGTAGTCGATGATCGCCTCGTCCCAGTCGTCGCCGCCGAGGTCGTTGTCCCCGTTCGTCGCGACGACCTCGTAGACACCCCCACCCAGGTCGAGGATGGACACGTCGAAGGTGCCGCCACCGAGGTCGTACACGAGCACCGTCTGGTCGGACTCGTCGTCGAGTCCGTACGCCATCGCGGCGGCCGTCGGCTCGTTGACGATCCGCTCGACCTCGAAGCCGGCGATCTCGCCGGCGTCCTTCGTCGCCTGTCGCTGACGGTCGGAGAAGTACGCCGGCACCGTGATCACGGCGCGTTCGACCTCCTCGCCGAGGTACTCCTCGGCGTCGCGTTTGATCTTCTGGAGGATCATCGCCGAGATCTGCTCGGGGGAGTACTCCTCGCCGTCGACGGAGACGGTGTAGTCGTCGTCTCCCATGTGCCGCTTGATCGACTGGATCGTGCGGTCCGGGTTCTGGACGGCCTGGTTCTTGGCCGGCTTCCCGACCAGTCGCTCGTCGTCGTCGAACGCCACGACCGACGGCGTCGTCCTGTCTCCCTCGCCGTTCACGATGATCTCGGGGTCGTCTCCCTCCATCACCGCGAACGCGGAGTTCGTCGTCCCGAGGTCGATTCCGAGAATCTTGTCGCTCGCCATGTTACCAGACACTACCACCCTCTGCCGGTTAAACGTTACTGGATCACCTCGTCGGAGCGGCGAGCCCGGGTCGCTGCCGTCTTGCGATTCGCTGCGGCACCGGGGTTCGACGGTGGGAACTTTTATCACGAACCTCCCGCGCACCGTCGCGGGGGCGCACGGTCGAGTGGCACGGGGGCGAGTGAGTCCGAACGACTCCGGTGGCACCCTCGCTCGTTGCGTCCGGATCGAAAGGGTGTGCTTTTGCCGGAGCCGGTCGGACGAGGCGACGTGAGTCTGAAGACCGCCGTCGCCGTCCCGTTCCGCAGTGCCGGGACGCGTCGCCTCGGCGAGGGTGAGTTCGTGGTGGCGCTGTCGTTGGACCGCGACTGGTTCTCGCCGGACCAGGCGAAGCGGCTCGTCGACATCGCAGAGGGGCGCGGACTGCTCGCACACGACGACGGGGAACTCGTCGCGGAGTTCGAGCCGTCGGCCGTCTCGGTGCCCGAGGACTTCGAACCGGGTGCGGACGTGTTGACCGAACAGTCGACCTTCGAGCGCGTGATCGACCGCCTCGTCGACGACGGCACGGAGAAGCGCGAGGCCGTCGCCGCCGCCAACGAGCGCCAGTCGACCGTCGGCGTGAGTCTCGAAGCCGCAGCCGTGTTGGTCGCCCGCGAACGCGGCGTCGAGGTGGACGACGCCGCCGCCGCGGCCCGTGCCGATCTCCTGGAGGGAGAGGAGTGACCCGACACGGGGACGGGGAGGACGTGCTCCGGAGTGGTGAACGGGGAGTGGTGTCCGACCTCGGAGGTCGTCGCTGATGGTCCGAGAGCGACTCGACGACGGGGTGCGGATCGCACAACTACTCGCCTCGGAGCTGTCGGGCGGCGCGACACACCCGGGGTTCCGCGTGGTCGACGCCGACCGCGACGTGGAGCCGACGCCGGACGGCGCCGTCGCCTACCGCGTCGCCTTCGACCCCGACGAGACCGAGGAGAGCGCCCTCGACACCGGCGGGATCCCCGGAAGCGACGACGACGAGGACGGGACCGGAGGTACAGACGCGAGTGACGGAAGTACAGACGCGAGTGACGGAAGTACGGACGCGAGTGACGAGCGTGCAGACACGAGTGACGGGGGTGCTGGGGAGAGCGGCGACGACGCGTCGGAGTCGACGGAAGACGAGACGGACGACCGCGTCGTCGCGACGGTGCACGTCCACCCGGAGCGGGCCCACGTCGCCGTCAGAGTGGCACCCGACGCCGCCGCGGCCGCCGCCGAGTCCGCCGCGTTGCGCGTCCGCCCGAAGGCGACACGACCGCCACAGACGCTCGTGTTCGTCGAGGACGGCGCCGAGGTGAAGCGTGTGCTCGCCGTCTTCCGCGCGGTCGCCGACGCGGTCCGGTGAGAGAGCGGTCGACTCGCAGACCGTTCGAGGTCGCGTCGGTCGGGTCCAACCGGCGCCGCTCAGGAGGGCACGCCGCGGTCGGCCGGGTCCGGACGGTCGTCGTCCAGCGGGTCCTCGAGATCGCCCATCACGCTCTCCAAGGTGTCCGTCGCGGTCAACAGCCCGACGACCGCTCCCTCGCTCACGACGAGTGCGAGTTCCTGGTGTTCCGCCTGGAACCGGTCGAAGGCGTCACTGACGGAGGTGTCCGCGGAGATCGTCATCGGCGGGGCGGCGAGGTCCGCGAACGTCACCTCGCCCGCCTTCAGTTCGTCCGTGCGGTCGACGACGCTCGGGACGTAGACGATCCCGACGAAGTCGTCGGGACTCTCGCCGATCAGCGGGTAGCGGGTGTGTGGCGTCTCCGTGATCCGGCGGAGGTTCTCCGCGACGGACGCCGTCGTCGAGAGGTACGTCACCTCGCTCTCGGGGACCATCTCCTCGCGCACCTCGGTGGTGCCGGCCTCCAGCGCCCGCAACACCTCGTCGTGACGCTCCTCGGAGAGTTCGCCCTGTTCCAACAGCGAACTCAGTCGCGTGCGGAGTTGGGCGCGCGACTCGATGGCGTCCTCCTCCGTCTCCAGCCACGCGCCGGTCATCTCGATCCCGAACAGCCGCAGCGTCAGCTTCGCGACCCAGTCGCCGAGTTTGATGATCGGCGAGATGATCACGTAGAACCAGTACAGCGGCGCGGCGCCGTACCGACAGACGAACCGCGAGCGCTCGACGCCGAGGTACGTCGGCGTCTGCTCGCCGTGTGTCAGGTGGATCAGGTTGATGATGAAGTACGCGATGAAGGCGCCGGCGCCGACCGACGCCAGCGCGGTGCCGCCGAACAGCGGCTCGAACAGCGCCGCCAGCGCCGGCTCGGCGACGATCCCGACCGCGATACTGGAGGCGGTGATCCCGACCTGACACGTCGTCAGGTACAACTCCAGATCCTGTGTCATCTCCCAGGCCCGTTCCAGTCGCCCGTCGCCGTCGAGGAACTCCTGCTCGGAGAACTGTCGCGCACGAGTCAACGCGAACTCGATCGCGACGAAGAACCCGTTCGCGAGGATCAACAGCAGTCCGGCGACGAGTCGAACCACGATCGCTGCCGTACTCAGGTCGGCCATCGCCCGCCAGTTACCGAGCCGGCGTGGAAAAAGCGGCGACGAGTGTCCGACGGCGAGCCGCCACCCGGGTGCGCCGCGTCCGTGGTCGGACCCGACCTGCGAACTCCCACCGAAGATCGAACCCGGACACGACCACAACGCGCTTTCGCGCGGGACTCGTACGGCGGACGATGACCGACTTGGACGACTCGCTCCCGCGGCGCGAGTTCCTGAAGGCCGCCGTCGCGGCGGGCGGCACCGCGGCGCTGTCCGCCTGCGTCGGGCGGTTGGCGGGCGACGACACCGCGACGCCGCCGCCGATCCCGACCGGCGACGGGCCCGACGCCCACCCGGACCGGCAACACGCCTGGAACGACTACACCCGGACCGACGACGCCGGCAACACGCTGCTGCCTCGCCACCAGGTGCTCCTCTACTGTGACCTCCCGGACGACGGACCGCCCACTGAGGCGGCGCGGGAGACGGTCGCGGCCGCACTCGACGCACTCGACGAGGCGTACGCCTGGAGTCACGAGGGGTTGCTCCACTCCGTCGCCTACTCGCCGGCGTACTTCGACCGCTACGAGACGCCCCTCGCCGGGGTCGAGTTGCCACGACCGGAACCGCTCGCGGACTTCGAGACGCCCGAGTTCGACGAGCAGGACCTGTTGGTCCACCTCGCGTCTGACCGGCCGGACGCGGTGTTGGCCGCCGACGCGGCGCTCCGTGGGGAGCGGGAGACGGCCAACGGCGTCGCGGTCCCGTCGCTGACGGACGCCGTGACGGTCGCGGACCGCCGGACTGGGTTCGTCGGCGCGGGCCTCCCACGCGAGCGGGGCGCGGGGCTGGAGGGCGTGCCGGCCGACAACCCGATCCCGGAGGCGTCGCCGCTGTTCATGGGGTTCGTCGCCGGCTTCCGGCGGAACCAGGCGAGCGAGTCGTTCGTCACACTCGCGGCGGGGCCGTTCGCGGGCGGGACGACGAAGGTGGTGTCGAACTGGCGCCAGCGACTCGCGGACTGGTACGAGGAGCAGAGCTACGACGAGCGCGTGACGGAGTTGTTCTCCCCGCAACACGCCGAGCAGGGGCTCGTCGAGGGGGTCGGCGAGACCCTCGGCGACGACAGCGGGATCGACGCGTTCCTCGAGAACCTCCCCGAGGTGGCGCGCGAACACGGCCGGATCGGCCACGCACAGAAGGCGGCACGGGCGAACCGCGACGCGGACGGGAACGTCCTGCTGCTCCGGCGGCACTTCGAGTCGACGGACGACGACGTGGCGAGCCTCCACTTCCCGTCACTCCAGCGCGACGTGCGGGAGTTCGAGGCCGTCAGGCGGGCGATGAACGGTGTCGACGTGACGGACGCGACCCCGGCGGTGCGCCAGCGCGTGAACAACGGGATCTTGGAGTACGTCTTCGTCCGCCACCGTGGCTACTTCCTCGTGCCGCCGCGGGCGAAGCGGGCACTCCCGCGTCCGGACGGGGAGTGACTCGGGAGTGGTGTGTCGGCCGACGGGACGGGACGAGAACGGAACGGGACGGGATGGGACGAGAACGGAACGGGACGGGATGGGACGAGAACGGAACGGGACGGGATGGGACGAGAACGGAACGGGACGGGATGGGACGAGAACGGAACGGGACGGGATGGGACGAGAACGGAACGGGACGGGATGGGACGAGAACGGGACGGGACGGCTCAGATCACGGGCCAGACGAGCAGTGCGGCAGAGACGAGCAGGAGTCCGCCGAGCGAGACACCGACCCCCGCACCGCGGACGGAGAGGGCGTCGGTCGTGTACAGTCGCGCGACACCGAGACAGACGGCGAGGCCGGCGAGTCCCAGTGTGGCGACACTGACCACACCGGCGGTCGTGTGGAGGGCGCCGTGACCCGCGTGTGCGCTCGCCGCCGCGACGGCCGTCTGGAGGACGACGACGAGTGCGAGCGCGGTGCGGGTCACGCGACGCCGCGTCCGTCGGGAGAGCATACTCGGACGTACGGTCGTACGGTCGGCGGGAACAAGTACGAATCGGATCGAGTCGACGCACACGCCGTCTGGGGAAACCAGAGCCACGTCGTCGGGAGCGAAACGAGAACACGTCGTCTGTGGCGAAACCGGCCTTCCACTCCGTCCGCGCGAGTGTCGCCGGCTCGCACGGAACGCCGCCGCTTAACCGCCGCGGAGCCGAACGGGCGAGCGTGACACCAGACGACGACACACTCGCGGTGTACTCGGACTTCGTCTGTCCGTTCTGTTACCTCGGTCGTGCCGCCTTGCGGGAGTACCTCGCGGACGCCGCGGACCCGCCGACGGTCGAGTGGCGACTGTTCGACCTGCGCGGGTACAAACGCGGCCCGGACGGCGACCTCCGAGAGGACGTCGACGACGGGAAGGACGACGACTACTTCGAGCAGGTGCGCGAGAACGTCGCGCGCCTCCGCGAGACGTACGACGTGGAGATGCGCGACTTCGACGATCTCCCCGAGGTAGACTCGTGGGACACCCAGCAGGCGGCGCTGTACGTCCGGCAGACGTACGACGAGGAACAGTTTCACGACTTCTACGATGCGGTGATGGACGCCTACTGGCGCGACGGCGACGACATCGCGGACCCGGACGTGGTCGCGGAGATCGCGGAGAGTGTCGGCGTCGGCGGCGACGAGGTCCGCAGTGCGATGGCCGACGAGCGCCTCGCCGAGGAGTTGGCCAACCGGTTCGACGACGCGACGGAGCTGGGGATCAGCGGCATCCCGACGTTCGTCTACGACGGCCACGCCGCTCGCGGCGCGGTGCCCCCGGAACACCTCGAACGACTGGTCGAGGGAGCCGACGCCGGCGGCGCGGTCTGAGCCGGCCAGCGGCGCGATCTGAGTCGGCCAGCGGCGCGATCTGAATCGGTCGACGACGGATGTTACCTCAACCACGACACGAGAGAGACACTCAGATCTCGAACCGCCCGTCGATCACGGTCTCGGCGACGGCACGGAGGTAGTCGGCGTGGGCGTGGTGGTCGCTGTCGGCGCCGGCGGCGACGCTGCGGCGGTGGAGGTCCGCACACACCGCCGCGAGCGTGAACGCCGCGTGTGCGAGGAAGTACTCGGGGTCGTCGACGACGATTCCGGTCGCACGCTCGTAGCGGTCGAGCACCGCGCGCCGGGACGGGGTGCCGGGTTCGCTCGTGAACGGGGCCATCCCGACGGCGTTGTCCTCGCGGAGGTCGGCGACGGTCGCCTCGCCGTACCGCTCGGCGAACCCGTCGAGGGACGGCGTCACGTCGCCCGCGTCGCGCCACCGCAACAGGAGGTAGCCGATCTCAACGCGCGGGTCGCCGAGCATCGGTGTCTCCCAGTCGAGCACTGCCGCGACGCGCGGGAGCGGACCGTCCGTGGCAGTCGTCGCCGTCGCGACCTCGTCACCCCGCGTGCCGGTGGCAGCGCGGGTCGGTACGTCTGCCGTCTCGCCGTTCGGCGCGTTCGCGGCCGCGTGGTCTGGGTCGTCTGCGTACAGCAGGTTCCCGGGGCGGAAGTCCCCGTGGACGAGTCGCGTGGGCCCGTCAGTGGGCGCGTGCTCGCGGAGCCAGTCGCCGACGGCGAGCAGGTCGGCGAAGTCGGCCGCGACGGCGTCGGCGACGCGCTCGACGCGTCGCACGTCCGCCGCGACCTGTTCGCGAGGCGTGTGGTGCTCGCACACGTCGCGGAACTGTGCGACCGGAACGTCGTGGAGCCGCGCGAGCGTGTCGACGGTCTCCCACGTCAGCTGCTCGCGGGCGGCGGGCGTCCGGTAGCGCTCCGGGAGCCGCGAGCCGAGTGGGACGACCGCACCGTCGCGGTACTCGGTCACGACGAACGGCGCACCGAGGACCGACGGGTCCGTACAGTGTGCGACCGGCTCCGGGACCGGGACGGGTGTCTCCACGAGTCGCTCCAACACGGCGTACTCCGTCGCGGTGTCGACGAACAGCG
This window encodes:
- a CDS encoding DUF5808 domain-containing protein, producing the protein MADKPQSGELFGIPYNFERPSLGRMLSSYWQPGEGMLVEKPFGVGYTLNLANWRSWIVVLVVGGLLYQEQGGGDETADEDEDPAEIVVDDEE
- the dnaK gene encoding molecular chaperone DnaK, translating into MASDKILGIDLGTTNSAFAVMEGDDPEIIVNGEGDRTTPSVVAFDDDERLVGKPAKNQAVQNPDRTIQSIKRHMGDDDYTVSVDGEEYSPEQISAMILQKIKRDAEEYLGEEVERAVITVPAYFSDRQRQATKDAGEIAGFEVERIVNEPTAAAMAYGLDDESDQTVLVYDLGGGTFDVSILDLGGGVYEVVATNGDNDLGGDDWDEAIIDYLADEFEAEHGIDLREDRQALQRLNDAAEEAKIELSSRKETTVNLPFIATTDDGALNLEQSITRAKFEALTEDLIERTVGPTEQALEDAGYTKSDIDEAILVGGSTRMPQVKDQVEELLGTPPQSNVNPDEAVALGAAIQGGVLSGDVDDLVLLDVTPLSLGIEVKGGLFERLIEKNTTIPTEESKIFTTAADNQQSVQVRVFQGEREIAEENELLGAFQLSGIPPAPAGTPQIEVTFDIDENGIVNVSAEDQGSGNAEDITIEGGVGLSDEEIEQMQEEAEAHEEEDQRRRERIEARNEAEGAVQRAEKLLEENEEEIDEDLESDIREEIDAVEDLLESDDEVDPEELEDATEDLSAALQEIGKQMYQQQAQAGAGGAGAGAAGGAAGAGPGGAAGAGPGGAAGAGGDDDEFVDADFEDVDDDEDS
- a CDS encoding DUF2240 family protein, producing the protein MSLKTAVAVPFRSAGTRRLGEGEFVVALSLDRDWFSPDQAKRLVDIAEGRGLLAHDDGELVAEFEPSAVSVPEDFEPGADVLTEQSTFERVIDRLVDDGTEKREAVAAANERQSTVGVSLEAAAVLVARERGVEVDDAAAAARADLLEGEE
- a CDS encoding hemolysin family protein; the protein is MADLSTAAIVVRLVAGLLLILANGFFVAIEFALTRARQFSEQEFLDGDGRLERAWEMTQDLELYLTTCQVGITASSIAVGIVAEPALAALFEPLFGGTALASVGAGAFIAYFIINLIHLTHGEQTPTYLGVERSRFVCRYGAAPLYWFYVIISPIIKLGDWVAKLTLRLFGIEMTGAWLETEEDAIESRAQLRTRLSSLLEQGELSEERHDEVLRALEAGTTEVREEMVPESEVTYLSTTASVAENLRRITETPHTRYPLIGESPDDFVGIVYVPSVVDRTDELKAGEVTFADLAAPPMTISADTSVSDAFDRFQAEHQELALVVSEGAVVGLLTATDTLESVMGDLEDPLDDDRPDPADRGVPS
- a CDS encoding Tat pathway signal protein — its product is MTDLDDSLPRREFLKAAVAAGGTAALSACVGRLAGDDTATPPPIPTGDGPDAHPDRQHAWNDYTRTDDAGNTLLPRHQVLLYCDLPDDGPPTEAARETVAAALDALDEAYAWSHEGLLHSVAYSPAYFDRYETPLAGVELPRPEPLADFETPEFDEQDLLVHLASDRPDAVLAADAALRGERETANGVAVPSLTDAVTVADRRTGFVGAGLPRERGAGLEGVPADNPIPEASPLFMGFVAGFRRNQASESFVTLAAGPFAGGTTKVVSNWRQRLADWYEEQSYDERVTELFSPQHAEQGLVEGVGETLGDDSGIDAFLENLPEVAREHGRIGHAQKAARANRDADGNVLLLRRHFESTDDDVASLHFPSLQRDVREFEAVRRAMNGVDVTDATPAVRQRVNNGILEYVFVRHRGYFLVPPRAKRALPRPDGE
- a CDS encoding DsbA family protein → MTPDDDTLAVYSDFVCPFCYLGRAALREYLADAADPPTVEWRLFDLRGYKRGPDGDLREDVDDGKDDDYFEQVRENVARLRETYDVEMRDFDDLPEVDSWDTQQAALYVRQTYDEEQFHDFYDAVMDAYWRDGDDIADPDVVAEIAESVGVGGDEVRSAMADERLAEELANRFDDATELGISGIPTFVYDGHAARGAVPPEHLERLVEGADAGGAV
- a CDS encoding phosphotransferase family protein; protein product: MTVDDEEVTLDAEQRGSLGTDERTALRRWLAATLRAPVDSLSVLADGLNLVVAVSTTSEADAYVVRRPNELRETALFVDTATEYAVLERLVETPVPVPEPVAHCTDPSVLGAPFVVTEYRDGAVVPLGSRLPERYRTPAAREQLTWETVDTLARLHDVPVAQFRDVCEHHTPREQVAADVRRVERVADAVAADFADLLAVGDWLREHAPTDGPTRLVHGDFRPGNLLYADDPDHAAANAPNGETADVPTRAATGTRGDEVATATTATDGPLPRVAAVLDWETPMLGDPRVEIGYLLLRWRDAGDVTPSLDGFAERYGEATVADLREDNAVGMAPFTSEPGTPSRRAVLDRYERATGIVVDDPEYFLAHAAFTLAAVCADLHRRSVAAGADSDHHAHADYLRAVAETVIDGRFEI